From Bacteroidota bacterium, a single genomic window includes:
- a CDS encoding DUF4294 domain-containing protein, with product MLKLIMKDIFCIIILFFIFFDSDGQDSSGKNSFNTNIHPTTTDSLVNQKKRAGITTGTTVMAKVIDGDTLAIITLKEFSVYSPRVFKTEKEANKYGRLLRDVKAAYPYSKIASEKLKEYNTALKGFKTERERKEFLKVAEIQMKAEFENDLKNLTIRQGRILIKLIDRETGNSSYDLVKDLKGTFSAFMWQSIARLFGSSLKDRYNADEDDKMIEEIIILIEKGDV from the coding sequence GTGCTGAAACTGATTATGAAAGACATCTTTTGCATAATAATCCTGTTTTTCATCTTTTTTGATTCAGATGGACAGGATAGTAGTGGCAAAAATTCATTCAATACTAATATTCATCCAACTACAACCGATAGTTTAGTTAATCAAAAAAAAAGAGCAGGAATTACAACAGGAACTACAGTTATGGCAAAAGTAATTGATGGAGATACACTGGCTATTATTACATTAAAGGAATTTTCTGTTTATTCTCCAAGGGTTTTTAAAACTGAAAAAGAAGCAAATAAATATGGCCGGTTACTAAGAGATGTTAAAGCAGCCTATCCCTATTCAAAAATAGCATCCGAAAAACTGAAAGAATACAATACTGCTCTAAAAGGGTTTAAAACTGAAAGGGAACGTAAAGAATTTCTGAAAGTCGCTGAAATTCAAATGAAAGCTGAATTTGAAAATGATTTAAAAAATTTAACAATTAGACAAGGTAGAATTCTTATAAAACTTATTGATAGGGAAACAGGAAATTCATCCTATGATTTAGTAAAGGATTTAAAGGGAACATTCTCTGCTTTTATGTGGCAATCAATTGCACGATTGTTTGGTTCATCTCTTAAAGACAGGTATAATGCAGACGAAGATGATAAAATGATTGAGGAGATTATAATTCTAATTGAGAAAGGAGATGTGTAA
- the accC gene encoding acetyl-CoA carboxylase biotin carboxylase subunit, whose translation MKKVLIANRGEIALRIMRSCKEMDIKTVAVFSEADRNAPFVKYADEAVCIGPPASSESYLLGDKIIEVCKNLEVDGIHPGYGFLSENAGFSRKVIENGIIFIGPSAEAMEIMGDKLSAKAAAKEYQIPMVPGTEGAIGDIDEAKMVATQIGFPVLIKASAGGGGKGMRIVEKVEDFEEQMKLAVSEAISAFGNGAVFIERYVSGPRHVEIQILADSHGNYVHLFERECSIQRRHQKVIEEAPSVVLTPELREAMGKCAVDVGRACNYTGAGTVEFLVDENKKFYFLEMNTRLQVEHPVTEMITGLDLVKEQIKIARGEKLSFSQEDLKINGHAIEVRVYAEDPKNNFLPDIGTLNTYKRPQGMGIRVDDGFEEGMEIPIYYDPMISKLIAFGSNRQEAITRMLRAIDEYEISGVETTLGFCKYVLNHPDFTSGNFNTHFVKQHFVPEVLVFEHEDEAEIAAIIAAFETNNKNKPIAKVLNENIDSSWKRNRS comes from the coding sequence ATGAAAAAAGTACTGATAGCCAACAGAGGGGAGATTGCATTAAGGATTATGCGTTCCTGTAAAGAAATGGATATTAAGACAGTTGCAGTTTTTTCGGAGGCAGATAGAAATGCACCTTTTGTAAAATATGCAGATGAAGCTGTTTGTATTGGCCCGCCAGCTTCAAGTGAATCCTATTTATTGGGAGATAAGATTATAGAAGTATGTAAAAATTTGGAAGTTGATGGGATTCATCCCGGATATGGATTTTTATCAGAAAATGCAGGTTTTTCAAGAAAAGTAATTGAAAATGGTATAATTTTTATTGGTCCATCTGCTGAGGCAATGGAAATAATGGGTGATAAGCTTTCTGCTAAAGCCGCTGCAAAGGAATATCAAATTCCCATGGTTCCTGGTACGGAAGGAGCAATTGGCGATATTGATGAAGCCAAAATGGTAGCAACACAAATTGGATTTCCCGTTTTAATAAAGGCCTCGGCTGGAGGTGGTGGAAAGGGAATGAGAATTGTTGAAAAGGTTGAGGACTTTGAAGAACAAATGAAATTGGCAGTTAGCGAAGCAATTTCTGCTTTTGGCAATGGTGCTGTTTTTATTGAAAGATATGTTTCAGGCCCAAGACATGTGGAAATTCAGATACTTGCAGATTCACATGGAAACTATGTCCATCTTTTTGAAAGAGAATGTTCTATTCAAAGAAGACATCAAAAAGTTATTGAAGAGGCTCCATCAGTTGTATTAACACCTGAATTAAGAGAAGCTATGGGTAAGTGTGCCGTTGATGTTGGCCGTGCCTGTAATTATACTGGAGCAGGAACTGTTGAATTCCTTGTAGATGAAAACAAAAAGTTTTATTTCCTTGAAATGAATACCCGACTTCAGGTAGAGCATCCTGTAACTGAAATGATTACAGGTTTGGACCTGGTTAAAGAGCAGATAAAAATTGCCAGAGGTGAAAAACTTTCTTTTTCCCAGGAAGATTTGAAAATAAATGGCCATGCCATTGAAGTAAGGGTATATGCTGAGGATCCAAAAAATAATTTTTTACCTGATATTGGAACCTTAAATACCTATAAACGACCACAAGGAATGGGTATTCGTGTTGATGATGGTTTTGAGGAAGGCATGGAAATACCAATTTATTATGATCCCATGATTTCAAAATTGATAGCCTTTGGCAGCAACAGGCAAGAGGCAATTACAAGGATGTTAAGGGCAATTGATGAATATGAGATTTCAGGAGTGGAAACAACATTAGGATTTTGTAAATATGTACTTAATCATCCTGATTTCACCTCTGGTAATTTCAATACCCATTTTGTAAAACAGCATTTTGTTCCTGAAGTTTTAGTTTTTGAACATGAAGATGAAGCAGAAATAGCCGCAATAATAGCTGCTTTTGAAACCAATAACAAAAATAAACCAATTGCAAAAGTTTTGAATGAAAACATAGATTCTTCCTGGAAACGCAACAGAAGTTGA